Proteins encoded in a region of the uncultured Paludibaculum sp. genome:
- a CDS encoding ABC transporter ATP-binding protein: MLEVRELTKTFESPAGPVQVLCGLTLELEEGGGVAVLAPGGSGKSTLLQILGTLDRPTSGTVLLGGEDPFALDDEAQARFRNERVGFVFQDHCLLPQLTVMENVMVPLMIGAEDTMGPERARKLLTEVGLADKVNDRPVQLTAGEKQRAAIARALVRGPRLLLCDEPTGSLDNKTAHEVAELLEKVRQEHKLTLVVATHDPVVAAKLPRRVLLTDGRL; this comes from the coding sequence ATGCTGGAAGTGCGCGAACTCACCAAGACGTTTGAGAGTCCCGCTGGGCCAGTCCAGGTGCTGTGCGGTCTCACATTGGAGTTGGAAGAGGGCGGCGGAGTGGCGGTGCTGGCTCCGGGCGGGAGCGGCAAGTCGACGCTGCTGCAGATTCTGGGCACGCTGGACCGGCCGACCAGTGGCACGGTGTTGCTGGGCGGCGAGGATCCATTTGCGCTGGACGACGAAGCACAGGCGCGGTTCCGGAACGAACGGGTCGGGTTTGTTTTTCAGGATCACTGTCTGCTGCCGCAGTTGACCGTGATGGAAAACGTCATGGTGCCGCTGATGATCGGCGCGGAAGACACGATGGGTCCGGAGCGGGCGCGGAAGCTGCTGACCGAGGTGGGTCTGGCGGACAAGGTGAACGACCGGCCGGTCCAGCTCACCGCCGGAGAGAAGCAGCGAGCGGCGATCGCGCGGGCGTTGGTGCGTGGTCCGAGGCTGCTGTTGTGCGACGAGCCGACGGGCAGTCTGGACAACAAGACGGCGCATGAGGTGGCCGAACTGCTGGAGAAGGTCCGCCAGGAGCACAAGCTGACCCTGGTGGTGGCGACGCACGATCCGGTGGTGGCGGCGAAGCTGCCGAGGCGGGTCCTGTTAACGGACGGCCGGCTGTGA
- a CDS encoding FtsX-like permease family protein, translated as MAYHRRGNLKAALGAALATAAITGALLAGYSVRQSLRSLVVQRLGAADYTLTGRGYFRANLAEAFRPEWRSCALVAVEGTVLHSYADVTVYGVDDSFYAFHGRRGRVAQDGEVLLSRALARELAAKPGDRLQVLVERPSVIPRESAQGDKENTAAVLRLRVGEGVSPQSLDDFATRAQQGEIRALFVPLAWLQAQLNVPGKANLVLLAGARGGQDLADRFRARFRLEDAGLRLRHRPATDEVVLEHESTILDDRTAERALETAKELGVLARPALVSWVRSISAGPHAIAYSTVAALDEASLAEIHDDQPLPPTKKPPILLNDWAAMDLGVKLGDAVRLEFNRHEGPVKAEFELAGVVPIVGLAADRDFVPAFPGISDQKLMLNWAAPFPMDGRLVRPRDQMYWDLYRTTPKGWIPLSEGRKYWKTRFGSYTSVRFMQDAPELEEMLRADVDPLAGHFVLSAVRRQSLEAAAGSTEFGAYFIYFNSFVVFASLLLTVLILRLGVEKREAEVGLLLAVGATPKPVLTMFVVEGLVVGAVGTLAGVLLSPVYAAFLLAGLRSWWNGAAGTQLLSLSLSGRLMAEGAVAGGLAAAASVWMALQNWEGLAPKAFHIGEGADEGEAVWVAAVRWVTLAAGLILVGLAGSKVVAARSGFFAAGVCLLASMSIWADWLLRRPFPGLVGIPGKRALFRLALRNLSWRRRRTVLSLVLIAPCAFLLVSMETIRQKERAEGTGGFALYAESQAPLLYDGSTSQGRAQLKLDNVAPLQWVRMRLRPGDDVSCLNLYRPRDPRILGVPESFLRSNGFRFTESSGESAETQANPWLLLESQMNLGTIPAIVDQNSLEYVLHKKVGDEVEVAREGAAPLRLRLVAALRDSVFQSELLISEKNFVRLFPQVSGWQVFLLKGSQAAERPLARRLSGYGFAVRPARARLAGYHRVENTYLSAFQMLGALGLLLGTAGLGVLMLRNVWERRREFAMLRAAGFGSRQVARMLVWESAAVLAAGLSMGFLCALVAVAPALAGEGSGVPVLSMLGGLVVIFAGGLGVVRLAARFAVRMPLFGR; from the coding sequence ATGGCGTACCATCGCCGCGGGAATCTGAAGGCAGCCCTGGGTGCGGCCCTGGCCACCGCGGCGATCACAGGGGCGCTGCTGGCGGGCTATTCCGTAAGGCAGAGCCTGCGGTCGCTGGTGGTCCAGCGGCTGGGCGCGGCCGACTACACCCTCACCGGCCGCGGCTACTTCCGGGCGAATCTGGCCGAGGCCTTTCGACCGGAGTGGCGGAGCTGCGCGCTGGTGGCGGTGGAGGGTACGGTTCTCCATTCGTACGCGGATGTCACCGTATACGGGGTGGACGACTCCTTCTATGCCTTCCATGGCAGGCGGGGGCGGGTGGCGCAGGACGGCGAGGTCCTGCTGAGCCGGGCGCTGGCACGGGAACTGGCGGCGAAGCCGGGTGACCGGTTGCAGGTGCTGGTGGAGAGGCCGTCTGTGATTCCGCGCGAGTCGGCGCAAGGGGACAAGGAAAATACGGCGGCGGTACTCCGGCTTCGGGTGGGTGAGGGCGTGTCGCCTCAGAGCCTGGACGATTTCGCGACGCGGGCGCAGCAGGGCGAGATTCGGGCATTGTTCGTGCCGCTGGCATGGCTGCAGGCGCAGTTGAATGTACCCGGAAAGGCCAATCTGGTGCTGCTGGCCGGTGCGCGCGGAGGGCAGGATCTGGCGGACCGTTTTCGGGCCAGGTTCCGGCTGGAGGATGCGGGGCTCCGGCTGAGGCACCGGCCGGCGACCGACGAGGTGGTGCTGGAGCACGAGAGTACGATTCTGGACGACCGGACGGCGGAGCGGGCGCTGGAGACGGCGAAGGAGTTGGGGGTGCTGGCCCGGCCAGCGCTGGTGTCGTGGGTGCGGTCGATTTCGGCGGGGCCCCATGCGATCGCCTATTCGACAGTGGCGGCGCTGGATGAGGCTTCGCTGGCGGAGATCCACGACGACCAGCCTCTGCCGCCGACCAAGAAGCCGCCCATCCTGTTGAACGATTGGGCGGCGATGGATTTGGGTGTGAAGCTCGGCGATGCCGTGAGGTTGGAGTTCAACCGGCATGAAGGTCCGGTGAAAGCCGAGTTTGAGCTGGCCGGAGTGGTGCCCATCGTGGGGCTGGCGGCGGACCGGGACTTCGTACCGGCCTTTCCGGGTATTTCGGACCAGAAGCTGATGTTGAACTGGGCCGCGCCGTTTCCGATGGATGGCCGGCTGGTGCGGCCGCGCGATCAGATGTACTGGGATTTGTACCGGACGACACCCAAGGGATGGATCCCGCTGAGCGAGGGCCGCAAGTACTGGAAGACGCGCTTCGGGTCATATACGTCGGTGCGGTTTATGCAGGACGCCCCCGAGTTGGAAGAGATGCTGCGCGCGGATGTTGATCCGCTGGCGGGGCACTTTGTGCTTTCGGCCGTGCGGCGGCAAAGTTTGGAAGCGGCGGCGGGTTCGACGGAATTCGGCGCGTATTTTATCTACTTCAATTCCTTTGTGGTCTTTGCGTCGCTGCTGCTGACGGTGCTGATTCTGCGGCTGGGTGTGGAAAAGCGGGAAGCGGAGGTGGGGCTGCTGCTGGCCGTGGGTGCGACGCCCAAGCCGGTGCTGACGATGTTTGTGGTGGAGGGTCTGGTGGTAGGCGCGGTAGGGACGTTGGCTGGCGTCCTGCTGTCGCCGGTCTATGCGGCGTTCCTGCTGGCCGGGCTGCGGTCGTGGTGGAACGGAGCGGCGGGCACGCAACTATTGAGCCTGAGCCTGAGTGGGCGTCTGATGGCGGAAGGAGCGGTGGCGGGCGGGTTGGCGGCGGCGGCGAGCGTCTGGATGGCGTTGCAGAACTGGGAGGGACTGGCCCCGAAGGCGTTCCACATTGGAGAAGGCGCAGACGAGGGAGAGGCGGTGTGGGTGGCCGCAGTGCGCTGGGTGACATTGGCCGCGGGTCTGATTCTGGTTGGGCTGGCGGGTTCAAAGGTGGTGGCGGCGCGGAGCGGGTTCTTCGCGGCAGGCGTATGTCTACTGGCGTCGATGTCGATTTGGGCGGACTGGCTGTTGCGGCGGCCGTTCCCTGGTTTGGTGGGTATTCCGGGCAAGCGCGCGCTGTTCCGGTTGGCGCTGCGGAACCTGTCGTGGCGGCGCAGGCGGACTGTATTGAGCCTGGTGCTGATAGCGCCCTGCGCGTTCCTGCTGGTGTCGATGGAGACGATCCGGCAGAAGGAGAGGGCGGAGGGGACGGGCGGCTTTGCATTGTATGCCGAGTCGCAGGCTCCGCTGCTGTACGACGGAAGTACGAGCCAGGGGCGGGCGCAACTGAAGTTGGACAATGTGGCCCCGCTGCAGTGGGTGCGGATGCGGTTGAGGCCGGGCGACGATGTGAGCTGTTTGAACCTGTACCGGCCTCGGGATCCGCGGATTCTGGGGGTACCGGAGAGCTTTCTGCGATCGAATGGATTCCGGTTTACGGAGTCGTCCGGCGAGTCGGCCGAGACGCAGGCGAATCCGTGGCTATTGCTGGAATCGCAGATGAATCTGGGGACGATTCCGGCGATTGTGGATCAGAATTCGCTGGAGTACGTGCTGCACAAGAAGGTGGGCGATGAAGTGGAGGTGGCGAGGGAGGGTGCCGCGCCGTTGCGATTGCGGCTGGTGGCGGCGCTGCGAGACAGCGTCTTCCAGAGCGAGTTGCTGATCAGCGAGAAGAACTTCGTGCGGCTGTTTCCGCAGGTGTCGGGCTGGCAGGTGTTTCTGTTGAAGGGGTCGCAGGCGGCGGAGCGGCCGCTGGCGCGGCGGTTGAGCGGGTATGGGTTTGCGGTGCGTCCGGCGCGGGCCAGGCTGGCGGGCTATCACAGAGTGGAAAACACGTATCTGAGCGCATTCCAGATGCTGGGCGCGTTGGGGCTCCTGCTGGGTACGGCGGGCCTGGGTGTGCTGATGCTGCGGAATGTGTGGGAGCGGCGGCGCGAGTTTGCGATGTTGAGAGCGGCCGGATTTGGATCGCGCCAGGTGGCGAGGATGCTGGTGTGGGAATCGGCGGCGGTATTGGCCGCGGGGTTGAGCATGGGGTTTCTGTGCGCGCTGGTGGCGGTGGCTCCGGCGCTGGCGGGGGAAGGATCGGGTGTGCCGGTGTTGTCGATGTTGGGCGGGCTGGTGGTGATCTTCGCCGGAGGGTTGGGCGTGGTCCGGCTGGCGGCGCGGTTTGCGGTGAGGATGCCGCTATTCGGGCGATAG
- a CDS encoding MgtC/SapB family protein, with protein MQHLSPAWIAMAESLLIGLIVGIERESDRDERHAGLRDFIGIGLAGGLCGILNVPWLTCTALLAITTLVAIFRIQTPGRTGITTEIVAVVTFLLCVLTATPGLEWASALAIALTVILALFLDAREPLRRFFVETVTEREYFDTLRFLAVIFVILPVLPDGSYGPYQFFEPRRVWIFVILVCSISYLGYFLQKFLGEEHGLPLTAVLGGLGSTTAATTAFAREAGEEPGRSQSLAMATVLANTVQFPRVAILLWLAGGPLGMACVPLLAAMTVVGLAATWWLKRSIPAVTATANAVKLSNPLRILPAVQFGVLFAVVRLVTRGLTTEFGTTGLLASSAIGGSMDVDAIAFTLSGLLRDGQTAAWLAVAGILISLTANAIFKAAVSYSSGGRVFGIRVLAGFTAMYVTGTVVWLLQW; from the coding sequence ATGCAACATCTGTCTCCGGCGTGGATTGCGATGGCGGAATCGCTGCTGATCGGCTTGATCGTTGGGATTGAGCGGGAATCGGACCGTGACGAGCGGCATGCGGGGCTGCGGGATTTCATTGGGATCGGGCTGGCCGGCGGGCTCTGCGGGATCCTGAATGTGCCGTGGCTGACCTGCACCGCGCTACTGGCGATCACGACCCTGGTGGCGATCTTCCGCATTCAGACGCCCGGGCGGACGGGCATCACGACCGAGATTGTCGCGGTAGTTACCTTCCTGCTGTGTGTATTGACGGCAACACCTGGCCTGGAGTGGGCCTCGGCGCTGGCAATCGCATTGACGGTGATTCTGGCCCTGTTTCTGGATGCGCGCGAACCGTTGCGGCGGTTCTTCGTGGAGACCGTGACGGAGCGGGAGTACTTCGACACACTGCGGTTTCTGGCCGTGATCTTCGTCATTCTGCCGGTGCTGCCGGATGGGAGTTACGGGCCCTATCAGTTCTTCGAGCCGCGGCGGGTATGGATTTTCGTGATCCTGGTGTGTTCGATCTCCTACCTCGGCTATTTCCTGCAGAAGTTCCTGGGTGAGGAGCACGGACTGCCGCTGACGGCGGTGCTGGGGGGGCTCGGCTCGACCACCGCGGCGACGACGGCGTTTGCACGGGAGGCGGGCGAGGAACCGGGCCGCAGCCAGAGCCTGGCCATGGCGACTGTACTGGCGAATACAGTTCAGTTTCCGAGAGTGGCCATTCTGCTGTGGCTGGCGGGCGGCCCGCTGGGGATGGCGTGTGTCCCTTTGCTGGCGGCCATGACCGTCGTGGGTCTGGCGGCCACCTGGTGGTTGAAGCGAAGCATTCCGGCCGTGACAGCGACGGCGAACGCCGTGAAACTGAGCAACCCGCTGCGGATTCTGCCGGCGGTGCAGTTTGGCGTACTGTTCGCGGTGGTGCGGTTGGTGACGCGGGGGTTGACGACGGAGTTCGGGACGACGGGCCTGTTGGCGTCGAGCGCGATCGGCGGCTCGATGGACGTGGATGCTATCGCGTTCACGTTGAGCGGCCTGCTGCGGGATGGACAGACGGCGGCCTGGCTGGCGGTGGCGGGCATCCTCATCTCGCTGACGGCGAATGCGATTTTTAAGGCGGCGGTGTCGTACTCGAGCGGAGGACGGGTCTTTGGGATCAGAGTGCTGGCGGGGTTCACGGCTATGTACGTGACGGGCACGGTGGTGTGGCTGCTGCAGTGGTGA
- the cpaB gene encoding Flp pilus assembly protein CpaB has translation MDRRFLTVLGVSLVFALVVSSIFYQMTSRANGPKKQEVSDLRDMVIAARPLPVGLTVKTADLKVIKVPVQAFPKGAFSKPEDVLDRPVVSSILAEEPISEGRLAQRGSGVGLAPIIPVGMRAVTVRVNDVVGVAGYVLPGMRVDVLITGHPPGNSATTVTKTVLQNILVLSSGQMMQTDQTGKPVDAPNVTVLVTPQQAELLTLAGNEGRIQLVLRNGGDQNIEKTEGLSLSTLYGSHSRMTGNDGSGDQQDADGLTPRPRRQRPQPVAVAAAPVAPPPAPVPDQIITIRGIDKKIENVASRKSNEDAGRNQ, from the coding sequence ATGGACCGCAGGTTTCTGACAGTACTCGGGGTGAGTCTGGTGTTTGCGCTGGTTGTCAGCAGCATCTTCTACCAGATGACCTCGCGGGCCAACGGCCCGAAAAAGCAGGAGGTAAGCGACCTGCGAGACATGGTAATTGCCGCCCGGCCGCTGCCGGTGGGTCTGACCGTGAAGACGGCGGACCTGAAGGTGATCAAGGTGCCGGTGCAGGCGTTCCCTAAGGGTGCGTTCAGCAAGCCGGAAGACGTGCTGGACCGTCCGGTGGTCTCGTCGATCCTGGCTGAAGAGCCGATCAGCGAGGGCCGGCTGGCGCAGCGCGGCAGCGGGGTCGGCCTGGCTCCGATCATCCCAGTGGGCATGCGCGCGGTGACGGTGCGAGTGAACGACGTCGTGGGCGTGGCTGGTTATGTACTGCCGGGCATGCGCGTGGACGTGCTGATCACCGGACATCCTCCGGGCAACTCGGCGACGACGGTGACGAAGACGGTGCTGCAGAACATCCTGGTGTTGTCTTCAGGGCAGATGATGCAGACCGACCAGACGGGCAAGCCGGTGGATGCGCCGAACGTGACTGTGCTGGTGACGCCGCAGCAGGCGGAGTTGCTGACCTTGGCCGGTAATGAAGGGCGCATTCAGTTGGTCCTGCGCAATGGCGGCGATCAGAACATCGAGAAGACCGAGGGGCTGAGCCTGTCGACTCTATATGGCAGCCACAGCCGGATGACCGGCAACGACGGATCGGGCGACCAGCAGGACGCCGACGGCCTGACGCCACGGCCGCGCCGGCAGCGGCCGCAGCCCGTTGCGGTGGCGGCTGCTCCGGTTGCTCCTCCACCGGCGCCGGTGCCTGATCAGATCATCACCATCCGTGGGATCGACAAGAAGATCGAGAACGTGGCCAGCAGGAAATCGAACGAAGACGCCGGAAGGAACCAGTAA
- a CDS encoding pilus assembly protein N-terminal domain-containing protein — translation MNRIVKIAIGSAIGLAMLVVSGGQSLRAQGGAEDIRVTLGKSVVIDYPEDVNRISTSNPEVVDYVPVSTREILLHAKGLGAATLVIWAKSGQRNFYNVNVEQNLEPTRKLIRDAFPREDIQVASAKDTISVTGTVSNQMVADRLMAYITPMAKSIVNNLKVRPAPIEKQVMLRVKFAELNRTYSNQFAVNLTSVGALNTVGSVGTGQFGSTRPSTIGGGSSDFSITDALNIFAFRPDLNLAAFVKLLQQQGMLQILAEPNLITSNGKEASFLVGGEFPVPVLQGGANSGSVTIQFREYGIRLTFNPTLTEHGTLKMYVKPEVSTIDLANAVSVSGFVIPALATRRVESNIELGPGQSFIIGGLVDDRTNEVFAKMPGLANIPLLGQLFRSRNENRQKTELIVLVTPELVEPVSASDQKLMPKMPGGFLDPMMLPNGMPQSSNAGSGAAIIKDDRQKVFKDAFKRADPAKKK, via the coding sequence ATGAATCGAATCGTCAAAATCGCGATTGGTTCAGCCATCGGGCTGGCCATGCTTGTGGTATCCGGTGGACAGTCACTCAGGGCGCAGGGTGGCGCGGAGGACATTCGCGTCACGTTGGGCAAGAGTGTCGTCATCGACTACCCGGAAGATGTCAACCGGATCTCGACTTCGAATCCGGAAGTAGTGGACTACGTGCCTGTTTCGACGCGGGAGATTCTGCTGCACGCCAAGGGGTTGGGCGCGGCGACGCTGGTGATCTGGGCCAAGTCCGGGCAGCGTAATTTTTACAACGTCAATGTCGAACAGAACCTGGAGCCGACGCGCAAGCTGATCCGGGATGCGTTCCCGAGGGAAGACATCCAGGTGGCGAGTGCGAAGGACACGATCTCCGTCACGGGGACCGTTTCGAACCAGATGGTGGCGGACCGGCTGATGGCGTACATCACGCCGATGGCGAAGAGCATCGTGAACAATCTGAAGGTGCGGCCGGCTCCGATTGAGAAGCAGGTGATGTTGCGGGTGAAGTTCGCGGAGCTGAACCGGACCTACTCCAACCAGTTCGCGGTGAATCTCACCTCGGTCGGGGCGCTGAACACGGTCGGAAGTGTCGGGACCGGCCAGTTCGGATCGACGCGCCCCAGCACAATCGGTGGGGGCAGCAGCGATTTCAGCATCACGGATGCCCTGAATATCTTCGCGTTCCGTCCGGACCTGAATCTGGCGGCGTTCGTGAAACTTCTGCAGCAGCAAGGCATGCTGCAGATTCTGGCCGAGCCGAATCTGATCACGAGCAACGGCAAGGAAGCGAGCTTCCTGGTGGGCGGCGAATTCCCGGTGCCCGTGCTGCAAGGCGGCGCGAACTCCGGCTCAGTGACAATACAGTTCCGCGAGTACGGCATCCGGCTTACCTTCAATCCGACTTTGACTGAGCACGGCACGTTGAAGATGTACGTGAAGCCCGAAGTATCCACGATCGACCTGGCGAATGCCGTGTCAGTGAGCGGTTTTGTGATTCCCGCCCTGGCGACGCGGCGTGTCGAGTCGAACATCGAACTCGGGCCTGGGCAGAGCTTCATTATCGGCGGACTGGTGGACGACCGGACGAACGAAGTCTTCGCCAAGATGCCGGGCCTGGCCAACATCCCGCTGCTGGGGCAGCTCTTCCGGAGCCGCAATGAGAACCGGCAGAAGACGGAACTGATCGTGCTGGTGACGCCGGAACTGGTGGAACCGGTTAGCGCTTCGGATCAGAAGCTGATGCCGAAGATGCCGGGCGGATTCCTGGATCCGATGATGCTGCCGAACGGCATGCCGCAGAGTTCCAATGCCGGATCGGGCGCCGCGATCATCAAGGACGACCGGCAAAAAGTGTTCAAAGACGCCTTCAAGCGAGCCGATCCAGCCAAGAAGAAATAG
- a CDS encoding CpaF family protein, protein MDQKPAQPISWEQRLLKNAGKPKSSLKPEYQELKFTLHRKLLDKINLEALATIDNQRVRGEVRSALISLIDSEPTLLSALEKQQICEEVLDEVFGLGPLEPLLQDPTISDILVNGSKQVYVERKGLLELTSVTFRDDSHLLRIIDKIVSQVGRRVDESTPMVDARLLDGSRVNAIIPPLALDGPLMSIRRFSQDKLMPADLVEKKALTRGMMELLEAAVKAHLNIIIIGGTGAGKTTLLNALSFFINPKERIITIEDAAELQLKQPHVARLETRPPNLEGHGAVRQRELLINSLRMRPDRIVVGEVRGPEALDMLQAMNTGHDGSLTTIHANAPRDGISRLEVMVSLANASMQMMSIRQQISSAVHVLVQAARLSDGSRRVTNITEVTGMEGEVVTLQDIFVFEKRGLSPEGRVLGRFAATGIRPKFYEKLLAAGIRLRPDLFDEVVEI, encoded by the coding sequence ATGGATCAAAAACCGGCGCAGCCGATCTCCTGGGAACAACGGCTATTGAAGAATGCCGGGAAGCCCAAGTCGTCGCTGAAACCGGAGTATCAGGAACTCAAGTTCACGCTCCATCGGAAGCTGCTCGACAAGATCAACCTGGAAGCACTGGCGACGATCGACAACCAGCGTGTGCGCGGCGAGGTCCGCTCGGCGCTGATCTCGTTGATCGACAGTGAGCCGACGCTGCTGAGTGCCCTGGAAAAGCAACAGATCTGCGAAGAGGTTCTGGACGAGGTCTTCGGACTAGGCCCGCTGGAGCCGCTGCTGCAGGATCCGACGATCTCGGACATTCTGGTGAACGGCAGCAAGCAGGTGTATGTGGAACGCAAGGGTCTGCTGGAGTTGACCAGTGTGACGTTCCGCGACGACTCACACCTGTTGCGCATCATCGACAAGATCGTGAGCCAGGTGGGCCGCCGCGTCGACGAGTCGACGCCCATGGTGGATGCCCGCCTGCTGGACGGCAGCCGCGTCAACGCGATTATCCCTCCGTTGGCCCTGGACGGACCGCTGATGTCCATCCGCCGTTTCTCCCAGGACAAGCTCATGCCCGCGGATCTGGTGGAGAAGAAGGCTCTGACGCGGGGCATGATGGAGCTGCTGGAAGCGGCCGTCAAGGCGCATCTGAACATCATCATCATCGGCGGTACGGGCGCGGGCAAGACGACGCTGCTGAACGCTCTCTCGTTCTTCATCAACCCTAAGGAACGCATCATCACGATTGAGGACGCGGCCGAACTGCAGCTGAAGCAGCCGCACGTGGCACGCCTCGAAACGCGTCCTCCCAATCTGGAAGGCCACGGCGCCGTCCGCCAGCGCGAGTTGCTGATCAACAGCTTGCGTATGCGTCCCGACCGCATTGTAGTGGGCGAAGTCCGCGGCCCGGAAGCGTTGGACATGCTGCAGGCGATGAACACGGGTCACGACGGCTCGTTGACCACGATCCACGCCAATGCCCCGCGCGACGGCATCAGCCGCCTCGAGGTGATGGTGTCTCTAGCCAACGCCAGCATGCAGATGATGTCCATCCGCCAGCAGATCTCCAGCGCAGTGCATGTGCTGGTGCAGGCCGCCCGCCTGAGCGACGGTTCGCGCCGCGTGACGAACATCACCGAGGTGACGGGCATGGAAGGCGAAGTGGTGACGCTGCAGGACATCTTTGTCTTTGAGAAGCGTGGACTGTCGCCGGAAGGCCGCGTCCTGGGGCGGTTCGCCGCCACGGGCATCCGGCCGAAGTTCTACGAAAAGCTGCTGGCCGCCGGCATTCGCCTGAGGCCCGATTTGTTTGACGAAGTAGTGGAGATCTGA
- a CDS encoding type II secretion system F family protein, which yields MNFVLVLLVIWVAVAGGWWILTNAFKSADADKIKNRLLGANRLSRGKKGDKDAIPLIAQEDKVTGRIVLRVLHRYQLQDRLKTLLDQAGLKWKVARLIHTCLALFLAGFAAGWLFLPARFQTLAVLPALAAGCLPLLYVTRVRSRRLAKFEEQFPESLEFVARSMRAGHAFSVSLEMLHREFQEPLAGEFRRTFEEHNLGLPLDAALQKLAVRVPSLDVHFFVSAVLLQKRTGGNLAEILDKLAYVIRERFKLRGKIRAISAHGRMTGMSLSAIPCAVAAMMFITNPEYVTFFLKEETGNMMALGAIGLQVLGYLIIKKIVSIEV from the coding sequence ATGAATTTCGTTCTAGTTCTCCTCGTCATCTGGGTGGCCGTCGCTGGCGGCTGGTGGATTCTCACCAACGCGTTCAAGAGCGCGGACGCGGACAAGATCAAGAACCGCCTGTTGGGCGCCAACCGGCTGTCACGCGGGAAGAAGGGCGACAAGGACGCCATTCCGCTGATTGCGCAGGAAGACAAGGTGACCGGCAGGATTGTGCTGCGGGTGCTGCATCGCTATCAGTTGCAGGACCGGCTGAAGACCCTGCTCGATCAGGCGGGCCTGAAATGGAAAGTGGCACGGCTGATTCACACGTGCCTGGCGCTGTTTCTAGCGGGCTTCGCGGCTGGCTGGCTATTTCTGCCCGCGCGATTTCAGACGCTGGCGGTGCTGCCGGCCCTGGCCGCGGGCTGTTTGCCGTTGCTTTACGTGACGCGTGTGCGGTCCCGGCGTCTTGCGAAGTTTGAAGAGCAGTTTCCGGAGAGTCTGGAATTCGTGGCTCGCTCAATGCGCGCCGGCCACGCGTTCTCCGTCTCGCTGGAGATGCTGCACCGCGAATTTCAGGAGCCCCTGGCCGGAGAGTTCCGCAGGACTTTTGAAGAACACAATCTGGGTTTGCCGCTGGATGCGGCGCTGCAGAAGCTGGCCGTGCGGGTGCCTTCCCTGGACGTGCATTTCTTTGTGTCGGCGGTACTGCTGCAGAAGCGGACCGGCGGCAACCTGGCGGAGATCCTGGACAAGTTGGCGTATGTGATCCGCGAACGCTTCAAGCTGCGTGGCAAGATCCGGGCGATCAGCGCTCACGGCCGCATGACCGGTATGTCGCTGTCGGCGATTCCGTGCGCGGTGGCGGCCATGATGTTTATCACCAATCCCGAGTACGTCACGTTCTTCCTGAAAGAAGAGACCGGGAACATGATGGCGCTGGGCGCAATCGGGTTGCAGGTGTTGGGTTATCTCATCATCAAGAAGATCGTCAGCATCGAGGTCTAG
- a CDS encoding type II secretion system F family protein gives MAMLLSFVVFLAVAIGIALLGLKLWLRPKEAIERVTGGGINPEEEMPTHPSLVFRDMLNRLGTVLPSSPKDVSVMQRRLMRAGIRGPNALRMLYGAKVVLGVALPLIMTAVVWNSASEAFNKGAAVLAAAGLGFFGPNEYVSLMSKRRQKEIRRGLANALDLMVVCVESGLGLDQSILQVAKELEHAHPDISEEFAMVNLELKAGKRRPEALRNLAERTAVEDLKKLVAVLIQADRFGTGVAQSLRAHSDYMRVQARQIAEEKAAKLGVKLVFPIFFCILPSLFVVTVGPVAVKIVRELLPMMSGV, from the coding sequence ATGGCAATGCTACTCAGTTTCGTCGTCTTCCTCGCGGTCGCGATCGGCATCGCGTTGCTGGGTCTCAAACTGTGGCTTCGGCCGAAGGAAGCGATTGAGCGTGTGACGGGCGGCGGGATCAATCCGGAAGAGGAGATGCCGACGCACCCGAGTCTGGTGTTCCGCGACATGCTGAACCGGCTGGGTACCGTGCTGCCGTCATCGCCCAAGGACGTCTCGGTGATGCAGCGGCGCCTGATGCGAGCCGGCATCCGCGGTCCGAATGCGTTGCGCATGTTGTATGGAGCGAAAGTTGTCCTGGGCGTGGCGCTGCCGTTGATCATGACGGCGGTGGTCTGGAACTCGGCCTCGGAAGCGTTCAACAAGGGCGCGGCCGTGCTGGCGGCGGCAGGTCTTGGATTCTTCGGTCCCAACGAGTATGTTTCGCTCATGTCCAAGCGGCGGCAGAAAGAGATTCGCCGCGGATTGGCCAACGCCTTGGACCTGATGGTGGTCTGCGTTGAGTCGGGCCTTGGCTTGGACCAGTCGATTTTGCAGGTCGCCAAGGAACTGGAACACGCGCACCCGGATATCAGCGAAGAGTTCGCCATGGTGAACCTCGAGCTGAAGGCGGGCAAGAGGCGCCCGGAGGCGCTGCGCAACCTGGCGGAGAGAACCGCCGTTGAGGACCTGAAGAAGCTGGTCGCCGTTCTGATTCAGGCCGACCGGTTTGGCACCGGTGTCGCCCAGAGCCTGCGTGCGCACTCCGACTACATGAGAGTGCAGGCGCGCCAGATCGCCGAGGAAAAGGCCGCGAAGCTGGGCGTAAAGCTGGTGTTTCCGATCTTCTTTTGTATTTTGCCGTCATTGTTCGTGGTGACGGTTGGGCCGGTGGCTGTCAAGATCGTCCGGGAGTTGCTCCCGATGATGTCTGGCGTGTGA